A DNA window from Xyrauchen texanus isolate HMW12.3.18 chromosome 6, RBS_HiC_50CHRs, whole genome shotgun sequence contains the following coding sequences:
- the LOC127645631 gene encoding integumentary mucin A.1-like, with translation MKFILLTALLCSMVWRNVVLAVDGPPPNCCNDVKKTKIPIANLSDYYIQEKILCPVRAVVFLTYKNKTICSDPEDKWAKKARKVLDEKKKPSKEWRISVTATAIKAPETETSTSKVKQVLTTTVPPTVTTIKAPETETSTSKVKRVLTTTVPLTLTTIKAPETETSTSKLKQVLTTTVPLTLTATKTPETENSTSKLKPILSTTVPPTITTIKTVATETSTSKLKPVLSTTVPPTVTTIKTPGPDTEIWITAAQPAPMSTESIQSSLSTMTPCGTRKTERVSTSTLPPIETTRKKPGKDTETPLTTFISITKDTVTTSAVIITTTKYLPKVMKRKKGKSRKLLRKNQMGKKH, from the exons ATGAAGTTCATTCTCCTAACTGCTCTTCTTTGCTCTATGGTGTGGAGGAATGTTGTGTTAGCAG TGGATGGACCTCCACCAAACTGCTGTAATGATGTGAAGAAAACCAAAATTCCAATAGCAAACCTTTCGGATTATTATATTCAAGAAAAAATATTATGTCCTGTCAGAGCTGTAGT GTTCCTCacctataaaaataaaactatttgttCAGATCCAGAGGATAAATGGGCTAAGAAAGCAAGAAAGGTATTGGATGAAAAAAAGAAACCTTCCAAAGAGTGGAGAATTTCAGTTACAGCTACAGCGATCAAAGCACCAGAGACTGAGACCAGCACAAGCAAAGTAAAACAAGTCTTAACTACAACTGTGCCACCAACAGTGACAACAATCAAAGCACCAGAGACTGAGACCAGCACAAGTAAAGTGAAGCGAGTCTTAACTACAACTGTGCCACTGACATTGACAACAATCAAAGCACCAGAGACTGAGACCAGCACAAGTAAATTGAAACAAGTTTTAACTACAACTGTGCCACTAACATTGACAGCAACCAAAACACCAGAGACTGAGAACAGCACAAGTAAATTGAAACCAATTTTAAGTACAACTGTGCCaccaacaataacaacaataaaaacagtagcgaCTGAGACCAGCACAAGTAAATTGAAACCAGTTTTAAGTACAACTGTGCCACCAACAGTGACAACAATCAAAACACCAGGACCAGACACAGAGATCTGGATAACGGCTGCCCAACCAGCTCCAATGTCCACAGAGAGCATACAGTCTTCTTTGAGTACTATGACACCATGTGGGACACGTAAAACAGAGCGGGTCTCAACTTCAACTTTGCCACCAATagaaacaacaagaaaaaaaccTGGAAAAGATACAGAGACCCCACTGACAACTTTTATATCTATAACAAAGGACACAGTAACAACCTCTGCAGTGATAATCACAACCACAAAATACCTGCCAAAGGTAATGAAGAGAAAAAAAGGGAAAAGTAGGAAATTACTAAGAAAAAATCAGATGGGGAAAAAACATTGA